The Vigna unguiculata cultivar IT97K-499-35 chromosome 6, ASM411807v1, whole genome shotgun sequence genome contains a region encoding:
- the LOC114189214 gene encoding L-type lectin-domain containing receptor kinase VII.1-like gives MIRHKLKHTHPLAPLVWIILFANFTCAIDFVFNGFNSSEVLLFGNATIDSRILTLTHHQTFSIGRALYKEKIPTKKPNSSFVYPFSTSFIFAMAPYEDTLPGHGLVFIFTPVTGIQGTSSAQHLGLFNLTNNGNSNNHVLGVEFDVFMNQEFDDINDNHVGIDINSLKSSVSNDSGYWQDDGDKSFKELTLNSGENYQVWIDYEDSWMNVTMAPVGRKRPSRPLLNVSLNLSQVFEDEMFLGFTSATGQLVESHKILGWSFSNENISLSDELITTGLPSFVLPKDSILKSKGFVAGFTVGAFLVICVLVLLALVLIHRKRLRERKRQEMEDWELEYWPHRMVYEEIEAATKGFSEENVIGVGGNGKVYKGVLRGGVEIAVKRISHENDGLREFLAEVSSLGRLKQRNLVGLRGWCKKDVGSFLLVYDYMENGSLDKRVFDCDERKMLSYEDRIRIIKDVGFAVLYLHEGWEAKVLHRDIKASNVLLDKDMNGRLGDFGLARMHSHGQVASTTKLVGTVGYMAPEVFKTGRASTQTDVYMFGILILEVLCGRRPLEEGKSPLVEWVWQLMVQGQLVFALDERLRTKGEFSEQEVERLMHLGLLCAYPEPKVRPTMRQVVNVLEGKNDEDDSEIENMDSYLLQQLKSRDILSEYSQYFNYASHPTFQDIGNSSSMSLTWSESVVEGR, from the coding sequence ATGATCAGACACAAGCTGAAGCACACACACCCTCTTGCACCACTTGTATGGATTATTCTCTTTGCAAACTTCACATGTGCCATTGATTTCGTCTTCAATGGCTTCAACTCTTCTGAAGTATTGCTTTTCGGAAACGCCACCATCGATTCTCGAATTCTAACACTAACGCATCATCAAACTTTCTCCATCGGTCGTGCCTTGTACAAGGAAAAAATTCCCACCAAGAAACCAAATTCTTCTTTTGTGTACCCTTTCTCCACCTCTTTCATCTTTGCCATGGCACCTTATGAAGACACTCTGCCGGGGCATGGCTTGGTTTTCATCTTTACGCCTGTCACGGGCATCCAAGGCACAAGTTCTGCGCAACACCTTGGTCTGTTCAACCTCACCAACAACGGAAACTCGAACAACCATGTGCTTGGTGTTGAGTTCGATGTGTTCATGAACCAAGAGTTCGATGACATCAACGACAATCATGTGGGGATTGACATAAACTCTCTCAAGTCTTCTGTTTCCAATGATTCCGGGTATTGGCAAGATGACGGTGACAAGTCCTTTAAGGAATTGACGCTTAACAGCGGTGAGAATTACCAAGTTTGGATTGACTATGAAGATTCTTGGATGAATGTTACCATGGCACCGGTGGGTAGGAAAAGGCCCAGTAGGCCTTTGTTGAATGTTTCTCTCAACTTATCTCAGGTTTTTGAGGATGAAATGTTCCTTGGGTTTACTAGCGCCACTGGTCAATTAGTTGAGAGTCACAAGATTTTGGGGTGGAGTTTCAGCAATGAGAATATTTCGTTGAGTGATGAACTTATTACTACCGGATTACCGTCTTTCGTTCTTCCAAAGGACTCAATTTTGAAGTCCAAGGGATTTGTTGCAGGTTTTACTGTTGGAGCTTTCTTAGTTATTTGTGTCTTGGTTTTGTTGGCACTGGTTTTGATTCATAGGAAGCGTTTGAGAGAAAGGAAGAGGCAGGAAATGGAAGATTGGGAGTTGGAGTATTGGCCACACAGAATGGTGTATGAGGAAATTGAGGCAGCAACAAAGGGGTTCTCTGAGGAGAATGTGATTGGGGTTGGTGGGAATGGGAAAGTCTACAAGGGTGTTCTAAGAGGAGGGGTGGAGATTGCTGTGAAGCGCATCTCTCATGAAAACGATGGCCTGCGAGAATTTCTTGCTGAAGTTTCAAGCCTTGGGAGACTGAAGCAAAGGAATTTGGTGGGATTGAGAGGTTGGTGCAAGAAAGATGTTGGGAGTTTCTTGTTGGTGTATGACTACATGGAAAATGGTAGCTTGGACAAGAGGGTGTTTGATTGTGATGAGAGGAAGATGTTGAGTTATGAGGATAGGATAAGGATTATCAAAGATGTGGGTTTTGCAGTTTTGTACTTGCACGAGGGGTGGGAAGCTAAGGTTCTGCATAGGGACATCAAGGCCAGCAATGTTCTGCTTGATAAGGATATGAATGGAAGGCTTGGGGATTTTGGGTTAGCCAGAATGCACAGCCATGGTCAAGTTGCTAGCACCACAAAATTGGTTGGAACAGTGGGGTACATGGCTCCCGAAGTGTTCAAGACTGGAAGAGCTTCCACTCAGACAGATGTTTACATGTTTGGCATCTTGATTTTAGAGGTTTTGTGTGGAAGGAGACCTCTAGAAGAAGGTAAGTCACCTTTGGTGGAGTGGGTTTGGCAACTAATGGTTCAAGGGCAACTTGTTTTTGCACTTGATGAGAGATTAAGGACTAAGGGAGAGTTCAGTGAGCAAGAAGTGGAGAGGTTAATGCACTTGGGTTTGCTGTGTGCCTACCCTGAACCAAAGGTCAGGCCCACAATGAGACAAGTGGTGAATGTTCTCGAGGGGAAGAACGATGAAGATGATTCAGAAATTGAGAATATGGATAGTTATTTGCTGCAACAGTTGAAATCAAGGGATATACTGTCTGAGTATTCCCAATATTTTAACTATGCCTCACACCCAACTTTTCAAGATATTGGTAACTCTTCCTCAATGTCTCTCACTTGGTCCGAATCTGTAGTTGAGGGTAGGTGA
- the LOC114188618 gene encoding lipoxygenase 4, chloroplastic-like: MVEALCCNVSGWSSLPNSFLIKRQRTVSMFPTFSEMKTMLQLPAPLSHSPPFTKLHESSKRDLASNSLNVTLTIAGTVTIKNSEITDHKEMMMATMHQQRGLVLQLVSTQIDPRTMETTLSNPVEFELLKQFKVRAERTTYKVEFEIDSDFGFPGAITVTNKYDNEIFLEGFSIEGVVDIVCNSWVQPEKIHPEERIFFSNKAYLPCDTPAGLKELRKEELKLLRGNGKGARKRCERVYDYDVYNDLGNPDKGRENVRPILGTTEYPSPRRCRTGRAPSTTDKKFESRVTSSEETYVPRDEVFEGMRKKAFDVGKLKGTTRNLIPFIRTCITKCGDFKQLSDVQQIYKRKHVNEMKPEKGASTKWSLLMNMTSRIKNSVEEHLKFNTPRIINGGSACCMKDEELGRQALAGINPLSIKRLEAFPPVSDLDPSIYGAQKSALKEEHIISHLDGMSVQEAMAEKKLFILDYHDAYLPFLNGMNAQEDRKAYATRTILFLTPLGTLKPIVIELSLSEGESSKQVLTPPLDATSHWLWQIAKAHVCSNDAGVHQLVHHWLRTHACMEPFIIATHRQLSVMHPIFKLLKPHLKHTLQINALAREALINEGGIIESIFSPGKHSTEIISAAYRDWRFDMEALPADLIRRGVAEADPTQPHGLRLLIEDYPYANDGLLMWFALENLVRTYVNYYYRDGNMVESDNELQAWYSEVINVGHVDHANASWWWTLSTPSDLTSILTTFIWVVSVQHAAVNFGQYPLGGYVPMRSPHMKKLLPQEGNPEYKEFMDDPEGYLLSCLPNMFETTKFLAVVNILSQHSPDEEYIGQRKELSEWAGEPEIVEAFYRFSMDVKRVEKEIEKRNKDPKRRNRCGAGIPPYDLLMASSDPGVTCRGVPNSITI; the protein is encoded by the exons ATGGTAGAAGCACTTTGTTGTAATGTTTCAGGGTGGTCTTCACTACCTAACAGTTTCTTGATCAAGAGGCAGAGAACAGTTTCTATGTTTCCCACTTTCTCTGAGATGAAGACCATGTTGCAACTACCTGCTCCACTTTCACACTCACCACCCTTCACCAAATTACACGAGTCTTCCAAGAGAGACCTTGCTTCCAACTCGTTGAATGTGACTTTGACCATAGCCGGAACAGTAACTATCAAGAACAGTGAGATCACTGATCATAAGGAGATGATGATGGCCACCATGCATCAGCAAAGAGGACTTGTCTTGCAGCTAGTTAGCACCCAAATTGACCCCA GAACGATGGAGACAACACTGAGCAACCCAGTTGAATTTGAGTTGTTGAAACAGTTTAAGGTGCGCGCGGAGAGGACCACATACAAGGTAGAATTTGAGATAGATTCAGATTTTGGCTTCCCGGGAGCTATCACTGTCACAAACAAATACGACAATGAGATCTTTCTGGAAGGTTTTTCCATTGAAGGTGTTGTGGATATTGTCTGCAATTCTTGGGTTCAACCTGAGAAGATTCATCCAGAGGAGAGAATTTTCTTCAGCAACAAG GCATACTTACCATGCGACACACCAGCGGGTCTGAAAGAGCTAAGAAAGGAGGAACTAAAACTGCTGAGAGGAAATGGAAAAGGTGCAAGAAAGAGGTGTGAAAGAGTGTATGATTATGATGTGTACAATGATTTGGGAAATCCAGACAAAGGAAGAGAAAATGTGAGGCCAATACTAGGGACCACAGAGTACCCTAGTCCCAGAAGGTGCAGAACCGGTCGTGCTCCATCCACAACCG ACAAGAAATTTGAGTCCCGTGTAACTTCATCCGAGGAAACTTATGTGCCAAGAGATGAAGTGTTCGAAGGTATGAGAAAGAAAGCTTTTGATGTGGGAAAGTTGAAAGGGACAACGAGGAATTTGATTCCTTTCATAAGAACTTGCATTACCAAGTGTGGAGATTTCAAGCAACTTTCAGATGTTCAACAGATATACAAGAGAAAGCACGTCAATGAAATGAAACCCGAGAAGGGAGCTTCAACAAAATGGTCTCTGCTTATGAATATGACGAGCAGGATAAAAAACAGTGTGGAAGagcatttaaaatttaacactCCACGTATTATCAATGGTG GGAGTGCTTGTTGCatgaaagatgaagaacttgGGCGTCAAGCATTGGCTGGCATCAACCCTCTAAGCATAAAAAGACTTGAG GCTTTTCCACCCGTCAGTGATCTGGATCCTTCGATATACGGTGCACAAAAATCTGCCCTAAAAGAAGAGCACATAATAAGCCATTTGGATGGAATGTCAGTACAAGAG GCAATGGCGGAAAAGAAGCTGTTCATATTGGATTATCATGATGCCTATCTCCCATTTCTGAATGGCATGAATGCTCAGGAAGACAGAAAAGCATATGCAACTCGTACCATCTTGTTTCTGACACCACTTGGTACTTTGAAGCCTATTGTTATTGAGCTGAGTCTTTCAGAGGGGGAATCATCCAAACAGGTCCTTACTCCTCCATTGGATGCCACCTCTCATTGGTTGTGGCAAATAGCCAAAGCACATGTTTGCTCCAACGACGCTGGTGTTCACCAACTTGTCCATCATTG GTTGAGGACCCACGCATGCATGGAGCCTTTCATCATAGCAACTCATCGCCAACTGAGTGTTATGCACCCAATTTTCAAGCTTCTAAAGCCTCATCTGAAACACACATTGCAAATAAATGCATTAGCTCGTGAAGCTCTCATCAACGAAGGAGGCATCATTGAATCCATCTTTTCTCCTGGCAAACACAGCACTGAGATAATCTCAGCTGCGTACAGAGATTGGCGTTTTGACATGGAAGCCCTTCCTGCTGACCTAATCAGAAG GGGAGTAGCAGAAGCAGATCCAACACAACCCCATGGGCTAAGGCTACTCATCGAAGACTACCCTTATGCAAATGATGGACTTCTTATGTGGTTTGCTCTGGAGAACTTGGTGAGGACTTATGTTAACTACTATTATCGTGATGGGAACATGGTTGAGTCAGATAATGAACTGCAAGCATGGTATAGTGAGGTGATCAATGTAGGACATGTTGATCATGCAAATGCAAGTTGGTGGTGGACACTCTCCACTCCTAGTGATCTCACTTCAATACTCACCACATTCATATGGGTAGTTTCGGTTCAGCATGCAGCAGTGAATTTTGGGCAATACCCTCTGGGTGGGTATGTTCCAATGCGCTCCCCACACATGAAGAAGTTGTTACCCCAAGAAGGGAATCCGGAGTACAAAGAATTTATGGATGATCCAGAAGGATACTTGTTGTCTTGTTTACCAAATATGTTTGAAACGACGAAGTTTCTGGCAGTGGTTAACATACTTTCTCAGCATTCACCAGATGAAGAATACATAGGACAGAGGAAAGAGTTGTCGGAATGGGCTGGTGAGCCTGAAATCGTGGAAGCTTTCTACAGGTTTTCAATGGATGTAAAGAGGGTGGAAAAGGAGATTGAGAAGAGAAATAAAGACCCAAAACGTAGAAATAGATGTGGTGCTGGAATTCCACCCTATGATTTGCTCATGGCCTCCTCTGATCCTGGAGTTACTTGTAGAGGGGTTCCCAATAGCATAACCATATAG
- the LOC114189075 gene encoding 3-ketoacyl-CoA synthase 15, translated as MSKESEDFSTEIVQRGVENSGPNAGSISFSVRVRPRLPDFLSSVNLKYVKLGYGYLISHRLYLFLAPPLLAAFIARIAKFTWHDLYENYGLIEILFISALLFLLLYFYIDFTPGSTYLLDFSCFRPSNEYKISKAEFIELAKKSGNFNDTTIEFQERVLKKSGIGDETYLPKETVFRPGYRNSLKDGRQEVSMVMFGAINDVLAATKVKAKDIRILIVNCGILNTTPSLSSMIVNHFKLRHDIHSFNLGGMGCGAGITAIDLAKDLLDAYPRTYALVVSTEAVSSTWYSGNDIEMQLPNCFFRMGAAAIMLSNFRLDRWRAKYELKQLVRIHKGMDNRSYKSIHQREDSEGRKGLFVSKDIIEVGGHALKANITTLGPLVLPVSEQLHFFTNLILKKKKAKPYIPDYKLAFEHMCVLATSKKVLDEIQKNLELTEEYMEASRKTLERFGNTSSSSIWYELAYLEFNSRIKRGDRVCQIASGAGFMCNSVVWKALRNVKKPNHSPWIEDEC; from the exons ATGTCAAAAGAAAGTGAGGATTTTTCCACTGAGATTGTGCAGAGAGGTGTTGAGAACTCTGGCCCAAATGCTGGCTCTATTTCTTTCTCTGTTAGAGTACGGCCTAGGTTGCCAGATTTTCTTAGTTCAGTTAATCTAAAATATGTGAAATTGGGTTATGGCTACCTCATTAGTCATCGCTTGTACTTGTTCCTGGCACCACCTCTTCTTGCAGCCTTTATTGCTCGTATTGCAAAGTTCACTTGGCACGATCTCTATGAGAATTATGGCCTCATTGAGATTCTATTTATATCAGCCCTTTTGTTCCTACTactctatttttatattgaCTTCACACCTGGCTCTACCTATTTGCTTGATTTCTCATGCTTTCGCCCCTCAAACGAATACAAG ATCTCTAAGGCAGAGTTTATTGAGCTAGCAAAAAAATCTGGGAATTTCAATGATACTACAATTGAGTTTCAAGAACGAGTTCTTAAGAAATCTGGAATAGGTGATGAGACCTACCTCCCAAAAGAGACAGTTTTTCGCCCTGGTTACAGAAACTCGCTGAAAGATGGGAGACAAGAGGTGTCCATGGTGATGTTTGGGGCAATTAATGATGTTCTTGCTGCCACAAAAGTAAAAGCGAAGGACATCAGAATCCTGATAGTAAACTGTGGAATACTAAACACCACCCCATCACTCTCCTCGATGATAGTAAATCATTTCAAGCTGAGGCACGACATCCACAGCTTCAACCTTGGTGGGATGGGTTGTGGTGCCGGAATCACAGCTATTGATCTCGCCAAAGACCTTCTTGATGCCTATCCAAGAACTTATGCACTTGTAGTTAGCACAGAAGCTGTGAGCTCCACCTGGTACAGTGGCAATGACATTGAAATGCAGCTTCCCAATTGCTTCTTCAGAATGGGAGCTGCAGCTATCATGCTCTCAAATTTCCGCCTAGATAGATGGCGCGCCAAGTATGAACTCAAACAG CTGGTGCGAATTCACAAAGGGATGGACAACAGAAGCTACAAAAGCATACATCAAAGGGAAGATAGTGAAGGAAGAAAAGGACTTTTTGTGAGCAAAGATATCATAGAGGTTGGAGGGCATGCACTAAAAGCCAACATAACGACGCTCGGGCCATTAGTGCTACCTGTTTCAGAGCAGCTTCACTTCTTCACcaacttgatcttgaagaagaagaaagcaaaGCCATACATTCCGGATTACAAGCTTGCATTTGAGCACATGTGCGTTCTGGCAACGAGCAAGAAAGTTCTGGATGAGATTCAGAAGAACTTGGAGCTGACAGAGGAGTACATGGAAGCGTCAAGGAAGACATTGGAGCGATTCGGCAACACATCAAGCAGCAGTATTTGGTATGAACTTGCTTACCTTGAGTTCAACTCAAGGATCAAAAGGGGTGATCGCGTTTGCCAAATAGCTTCTGGGGCAGGGTTCATGTGTAACAGTGTTGTTTGGAAGGCCCTTAGGAATGTTAAGAAACCCAACCACAGTCCTTGGATTGAGGATGAATGCTGA
- the LOC114186732 gene encoding uncharacterized protein LOC114186732: MRMASSSSAFMVICILHSLIAVTCGALMMFYMKEVYTFGHGVQTATKLLGSTPHDQLLIKTSDSFSGLLLVAIGFLLFMVSFVRDRDFQVFFAKGCTLLHLFMAMWRIYFERKVEDLAWDWLRQTVGDLLLALSWVFFLVYSWREKYD; this comes from the coding sequence ATGCGAATGGCATCATCGTCGTCGGCGTTCATGGTGATCTGCATCCTGCACTCGCTCATAGCGGTCACGTGCGGGGCGCTGATGATGTTCTACATGAAGGAGGTTTACACGTTCGGCCACGGAGTTCAAACCGCCACCAAGCTCTTGGGATCCACGCCGCACGACCAACTCCTCATCAAAACCTCCGATTCCTTCTCCGGCCTTCTCCTCGTCGCCATTGGCTTCCTCCTCTTCATGGTCTCCTTCGTCAGGGATCGCGATTTTCAGGTCTTCTTCGCCAAGGGCTGCACGCTTCTCCACCTCTTCATGGCCATGTGGAGGATCTACTTCGAACGCAAGGTCGAGGATCTTGCCTGGGATTGGCTCCGCCAGACTGTCGGTGACCTTCTCTTGGCCCTCTCCTGGGTCTTCTTTCTTGTTTACTCTTGGAGGGAGAAGTATGATTAG
- the LOC114186860 gene encoding uncharacterized protein LOC114186860, which yields MSGGSLGIRSASYGSLEKQLYMLQHNGASPIQSARKPPKTLKEKDRFFHWIFKFAGRKKVGMLFLFAISAAVFIWVLYLGKGEDSQEGNGVRNNIKVNESTSIGDSPSVISTSNILGLSTVLVLPPSPPSYFLGYILPPGHPCNSFTLPPPPADKKRTGPRPCPVCYLPVEEAIAHMPKFPSPSPVLQNLAFIYEETLSRVGEFGGSDFGGYPTLRQRNESFDIRESMSVHCGFVRGAKPGRNTGFDMDEDDLLVMEQCHGIVVASAIFGNFDEINEPTNISDYSKETVCFLMFVDEETEKYLRSSGRLGISKKIGLWRIIVARNLPYTDARRSGKIPKLLLHRMVPNARYSIWLDGKLELVVDPYQILERFLWRKNATFAISKHYRRFDVFAEAEANKAAGKYDNASIDFQIEFYKNEGLTPYTEAKLPLTSDVPEGCVIVREHVPISNLFTCLWFNEVDRFTSRDQISFSTVRDKLLSRVDFHFLMFLDCERRNFVVQKYHRDILKRLAAPVAVALSPPLQRVHETSPEKVARRGPGKHGKERRASSRRHRKVVAGGRDIQT from the exons ATGAGTGGCGGGTCATTGGGTATTCGTTCTGCGAGTTATGGCTCTTTGGAGAAGCAGCTGTACATGCTGCAGCACAACGGTGCATCTCCAATTCAATCAGCACGAAAGCCTCCCAAGACGCTGAAGGAGAAAGACAGGTTCTTCCATTGGATCTTCAAGTTTGCAGGCAGAAAGAAGGTGGGAATGCTCTTTCTCTTTGCAATCTCCGCTGCCGTTTTCATCTGGGTTTTGTACCTTGGAAAAG GTGAAGATTCACAGGAGGGAAACGGTGTGCGTAATAACATTAAAGTTAATGAAAGTACGTCTATAGGTGATTCTCCATCTGTGATCTCTACTTCAAATATCTTGGGCTTATCCACAGTTTTAGTTCTACCTCCTTCTCCCCCAAGCTATTTTCTGGGTTACATTCTTCCTCCTGGTCATCCGTGTAATAGTTTCACACTTCCTCCTCCGCCGGCAGACAAAAAGCGAACCGGGCCACGGc CCTGCCCGGTATGTTACCTTCCTGTGGAGGAAGCCATTGCACATATGCCAAAGTTTCCGTCTCCTTCTCCAGTACTTCAGAACTTAGCATTTATCTATGAGGAAACTCTTAGCAGGGTTGGTGAGTTTGGTGGTTCGGACTTTGGTGGATATCCTACTTTGAGGCAGAGAAATGAATCTTTTGATATTCGAGAATCAATGAGTGTGCACTGTGG ATTTGTTAGAGGAGCTAAACCTGGCCGCAACACAGGATTTGACATGGATGAAGATGACCTCCTCGTGATGGAGCAGTGTCACGGCATAGTTGTTGCATCAGCCATATTTG GAAATTTTGATGAGATAAATGAGCCAACAAATATAAGTGATTATTCAAAGGAGACCGTGTGCTTTCTTATGTTTGTTGATGAAGAAACAGAAAAATACTTGAGGAGTTCTGGCAGGCTGGGAATCAGCAAGAAGATTGGTTTGTGGAGAATTATTGTTGCTCGTAATCTTCCTTATACAGATGCAAGACGCTCGGGGAAG ATTCCAAAGCTTCTGTTGCATAGAATGGTTCCAAATGCTCGTTATTCTATATGGCTTGATGGAAAGCTAGAGCTTGTTGTTGATCCATATCAAATCCTTGAAAG GTTTTTGTGGAGGAAGAATGCAACTTTTGCAATATCTAAACATTATAGACGCTTCGATGTATTTGCTGAGGCCGAGGCAAATAAAGCCGCTGGAAAGTATGATAATGCCTCTATAGACTTTCAGATTGAGTTTTACAAGAATGAGGGACTGACTCCATATACAGAGGCCAAACTTCCTCTTACAAGTG ATGTTCCTGAAGGATGTGTAATTGTAAGAGAACATGTTCCCATTAGCAACCTCTTTACTTGTCTTTGGTTCAACGAAGTTGACCGATTCACTTCTAGAGACCAGATTAGTTTCTCAACTGTCAGGGATAAACTTTTGTCCAGGGTggattttcattttctcatgtTCTTGGATTGTGAAAGACGCAACTTTGTAGTTCAg AAATACCATAGGGATATATTGAAACGTCTGGCTGCTCCGGTGGCAGTTGCTCTCAGTCCTCCATTGCAACGTGTGCATGAAACATCACCGGAAAAGGTTGCCAGGAGGGGCCCGGGAAAGCACGGAAAAGAACGGAGAGCGAGTTCTAGGCGCCACCGGAAAGTTGTGGCCGGAGGCAGGGACATACAAACATAG